The following proteins are encoded in a genomic region of Coffea eugenioides isolate CCC68of chromosome 6, Ceug_1.0, whole genome shotgun sequence:
- the LOC113773997 gene encoding ATP-dependent DNA helicase PIF1-like — translation MKKVNTNTPAAFFIDGPGGTGKSFLYKALLATIRSKEDIALATATSGAAASILSGGRTAHSRFKIPLHHEASSTCNLSKQSAMSQLIKSAKLIIWDETAMAKKYAIESLDRFLRDLLSCDHIFGGKIIVFGGDFRQTLPVVRKGQKEDYISASLINSYVWPQLQKIRLTENMRASLDPSFSNLLLNIGDGTQPTIADDKIQLPSPMIIPFINDEVSLNSLINIVYPSLSNFLPCNSAMINRVILSTTNDIVHEVNQILIQKFPGEEIKYISFDQTIDPTKQADHGDFLNIVHPPGLPPHELILKQNCPVILLRNLNPAQGLCNGTRLICLNFNKNVIHAQISVGIHSGKQVFIPRIPLHSSNDESYPIPFKRTQFPISLCFAMTINKTQGQTLDFVGLYLKEPVFSHGQLYVALSRAKTADNVKILLRPVASDSLSHNSTRNVVYQEILAAATHD, via the coding sequence atgaaaaaagtTAATACAAACACTCCAGCTGCATTCTTCATTGACGGTCCTGGTGGTACAGGAAAATCTTTTCTCTATAAAGCACTCCTTGCAACAATTAGATCAAAAGAAGACATTGCATTAGCAACTGCAACATCAGGAGCAGCTGCATCAATACTTTCAGGAGGTCGTACTGCTCATTCACGCTTCAAAATCCCTCTCCATCATGAAGCTAGCAGCACATGTAATCTTTCTAAACAAAGTGCAATGTCTCAGTTAATCAAGAGTGCAAAGCTCATAATATGGGATGAAACAGCAATGGcaaaaaaatatgcaattgAGTCCCTTGACAGATTTCTTAGAGACTTGTTAAGTTGTGATCACATCTTTGGTGGTAAAATCATTGTTTTTGGTGGGGATTTTCGACAGACTCTTCCAGTAGTGAGGAAAGGGCAAAAGGAAGATTACATCTCTGCATCACTTATCAATTCATATGTCTGGCCACAACTTCAAAAGATACGGCTGACTGAGAACATGAGAGCATCTTTGGACCCATCATTTTCAAATCTTTTGCTAAACATTGGAGATGGAACACAGCCAACCATTGCAGATGACAAAATCCAGTTGCCTTCTCCTATGATCATTCCTTTTATTAATGATGAAGTATCATTAAACTCCCTCATCAACATTGTTTATCCATCACTGTCTAACTTTCTGCCCTGCAATTCTGCTATGATTAATAGAGTCATTCTCAGTACAACAAATGATATTGTCCATGAGGTCAACCAAATTTTGATCCAGAAATTCCCAGGAGAAGAAATCAAATACATCAGCTTCGATCAAACCATAGATCCAACCAAGCAAGCTGATCACGGTGACTTCTTAAATATTGTTCACCCTCCAGGATTACCCCCACATGAATTGATTTTGAAGCAAAATTGCCCAGTTATACTTCTAAGAAATCTCAATCCTGCACAAGGATTATGCAATGGAACACGTTTGATTTGTttaaatttcaacaaaaatgttATTCATGCACAAATTTCAGTTGGAATTCATTCTGGCAAACAAGTTTTCATTCCTCGCATTCCATTGCATAGCTCTAATGATGAATCATATCCAATCCCTTTCAAACGCACTCAATTTCCAATCTCTCTCTGTTTTGCTATGACAATTAACAAAACACAGGGACAAACACTTGATTTTGTAGGATTATATTTGAAAGAACCAGTATTTTCACATGGTCAATTGTATGTTGCACTATCAAGAGCCAAAACAGCTGATAATGTTAAAATTCTACTTAGACCTGTTGCATCTGATTCTTTATCCCATAATTCTACACGCAATGTAGTTTATCAGGAAATCCTGGCAGCTGCAACTCATGATTAA
- the LOC113773996 gene encoding uncharacterized protein LOC113773996 gives MDAMTLVQHYGKLDIFLTMTCNPSWPEIKNHLLDTDEAQNRPDLITRIFRAKIEQLKEDLLKKHLFGHVAAYTYVIEFQKRGFLHAHFLIILKEQSKMFSPEEYDKIVCAELPDRHKAPYLYSLVIKHMLHGPCGSMNPSNPCMKHNHKCRNNYPKDFSEYTKHEKNSYPIYRRRDDGSNIYIREHELDNRWIVPYNPYLLAKYDCHINVEIYSAIEAVKYIYKYIYKGHDRVMYQLTAEQANQIIDEIKNFQSARWVCAPEPIWRIYAFDLSVINPSVILLHLHLENYQSMYFDENRPLTDIITDDRLSRTMLTEFFAMNRTNEHAESLNLLYKEFPQHFVWDADDRIWYTRKKGQVIGRVITAHPIEGERYYLRILLMHVRKPTSFDDLKTVNGYLASSFKEAA, from the coding sequence ATGGATGCTATGACCCTTGTACAACATTATGGAAAGCTAGATATCTTCCTTACAATGACCTGCAATCCATCTTGGCCTGAAATAAAGAACCATTTGCTTGACACAGATGAAGCTCAGAATCGGCCTGATTTGATAACACGGATATTTCGTGCAAAAATagagcaattgaaagaagatcTTTTGAAGAAACATCTTTTTGGTCATGTTGCTGCTTACACTTATGTTATCGAATTCCAAAAAAGAGGTTTCCTGCATGCTCATTTTCTGATCATCTTAAAGGAACAATCAAAGATGTTCTCGCCAGAAGAATACGACAAAATTGTTTGTGCAGAGCTTCCTGATAGACACAAGGCACCATACTTATATTCTTTGGTTATAAAGCACATGCTTCATGGACCATGTGGATCAATGAATCCAAGTAATCCTTGTATGAAACATAATCACAAGTGCAGAAATAACTATCCGAAAGATTTTTCAGAGTACACAAAGCATGAAAAAAATTCATATCCTATATACAGAAGACGGGATGATGGCAGCAATATCTATATCAGAGAACATGAGTTAGATAATCGATGGATTGTCCCTTACAATCCATATCTTCTTGCAAAATATGACTGTCACATCAATGTTGAAATATATTCTGCCATCGAAGCTGTAAAGTACATctacaaatatatatacaaggGCCATGATAGGGTGATGTACCAGTTGACAGCTGAGCAAGCAAATCAAATCATTGAtgagataaaaaattttcaatccGCAAGATGGGTATGTGCACCTGAACCTATCTGGAggatatatgcttttgatctcaGTGTTATCAATCCATCGGTTATTTTGCTTCATTTACATCTTGAAAACTACCAATCAATGTACTTTGACGAGAATCGTCCATTGACAGATATAATTACAGACGACAGGCTTTCACGAACAATGCTAACAGAATTCTTTGCAATGAATCGGACAAATGAACATGCAGAAAGCCTGAATCTTCTGTACAAAGAGTTCCCTCAGCATTTTGTCTGGGATGCAGATGATAGAATATGGTACACTAGAAAGAAAGGACAGGTCATTGGGCGTGTTATAACAGCACATCCGATTGAAGGAGAGAGGTATTATCTCAGAATATTGCTCATGCATGTTCGAAAACCCACATCTTTTGATGACCTGAAAACAGTTAACGGTTATCTAGCTTCTTCATTTAAAGAAGCTGCATAA